One window from the genome of Spirosoma rhododendri encodes:
- a CDS encoding LytR/AlgR family response regulator transcription factor — protein sequence MTLNCIAVDDEPLALGLVGAFIEKTPFLKLTGRYSSAVAALQALITTPVDLIFLDIQMPDLTGLELARVLERSQRGNHVTRIIFTTAFDQFALDGFRVDALDYLLKPFNYEEFLRAANKARQYFELIHRSEPLPVAPLPAAPAEASDDYLFLKVEYQLVRVAYQDILYIEGLKDYVKVYRQSDPTKPLLSLTSLKSLEEKLPTQKFMRVHRSFIVALDRIDAVSRNTVQIGAVTIPVSDQYKDTFSQFIQRWL from the coding sequence ATGACACTAAACTGCATTGCTGTCGACGATGAGCCGCTGGCCCTGGGCCTGGTCGGTGCGTTCATCGAAAAGACCCCGTTTCTCAAGCTAACCGGCCGCTACAGCAGTGCCGTAGCCGCTTTGCAGGCGCTGATTACCACGCCCGTCGACCTGATTTTTCTCGACATTCAGATGCCCGACCTGACGGGGCTGGAACTGGCCCGGGTGCTGGAACGGAGTCAGCGCGGGAATCACGTCACCCGGATTATTTTCACCACCGCCTTCGATCAGTTTGCGCTGGACGGCTTCCGCGTCGACGCGCTCGACTACCTGCTCAAGCCATTCAACTACGAAGAATTTTTACGGGCTGCCAACAAAGCCCGGCAGTACTTCGAGCTGATACACCGCAGCGAGCCGCTGCCCGTCGCCCCCCTCCCGGCTGCACCCGCCGAGGCCAGCGATGACTATCTGTTTCTGAAAGTTGAATACCAGCTGGTACGGGTAGCGTATCAGGACATTTTGTACATCGAGGGGCTGAAAGATTACGTGAAGGTGTACCGGCAGAGCGACCCCACCAAGCCGCTACTATCACTGACGAGTCTGAAATCACTGGAAGAAAAACTACCTACGCAGAAGTTCATGCGGGTACACCGCTCGTTTATCGTCGCGCTGGATCGGATTGATGCCGTGTCGCGCAATACCGTGCAGATCGGCGCGGTCACGATTCCCGTCAGCGATCAGTATAAAGACACGTTCAGCCAGTTTATTCAGCGTTGGTTATAA
- a CDS encoding GntR family transcriptional regulator has translation MLDCIDIVDSLSVPKYQQLVNSIVSGIQTKDIRPGDKLPSIHEVSAEFDVAKRTVEKAYDLLKEQDIVVAVKGKGYYINHTLLGRNLKIFLLFNKLSAHKKIIYDSFVSELGTDTPIDFFIYNNDFRLFRDIIRKEGTRHSHYVIISHFFNDTEQARELINQLPKHKLVVLDKLIDGITGKYASVVQNFEKDLIHALTEALPLLRKYSQLNILFPAETYHPKAILNGFYRFCYEHGFVARVVRDIADEAITPGNAYINLMEDDLVTLIKKIKDTGYTVGQQVGILSYNETPLKEILLDGITVMSTDFAQMGKTAAQLVLNNTCQHIENPFRLVVRKSL, from the coding sequence ATGCTTGACTGTATCGATATCGTTGATTCACTGAGTGTTCCGAAGTATCAGCAACTGGTCAACTCGATTGTCAGCGGGATTCAGACGAAGGATATCAGGCCGGGCGACAAATTACCATCCATCCACGAAGTCAGTGCCGAATTCGACGTAGCCAAACGAACGGTCGAGAAAGCCTACGACCTATTGAAGGAGCAGGACATTGTGGTGGCGGTGAAAGGTAAGGGGTACTACATCAACCACACGCTGCTGGGCCGGAACCTGAAAATCTTCCTGCTCTTCAACAAGCTGAGTGCCCACAAAAAAATCATTTATGACTCGTTTGTCAGCGAACTGGGCACCGATACGCCCATCGACTTTTTCATCTACAACAACGACTTCCGGCTCTTTCGCGACATTATCCGCAAGGAAGGCACGCGCCACTCGCACTACGTCATCATCTCCCATTTTTTCAATGATACCGAGCAGGCCCGCGAGCTGATAAACCAACTGCCTAAGCATAAACTCGTCGTACTCGATAAACTGATCGACGGCATTACGGGCAAGTACGCGTCGGTGGTGCAGAACTTCGAGAAAGACCTGATCCACGCGCTGACCGAAGCCCTGCCGCTACTGCGCAAATACAGTCAGCTCAACATCCTGTTTCCGGCTGAAACCTACCATCCGAAAGCCATTCTGAACGGCTTTTACCGCTTCTGCTACGAACACGGCTTCGTCGCCCGCGTCGTGCGCGACATCGCCGATGAAGCCATTACACCTGGCAACGCCTACATCAACCTGATGGAAGACGACCTCGTGACACTCATCAAGAAGATAAAGGATACGGGCTACACCGTCGGGCAGCAGGTCGGAATTCTGTCGTACAACGAAACGCCCCTGAAGGAAATCCTGCTCGACGGCATCACGGTTATGTCGACAGATTTTGCGCAGATGGGCAAGACGGCCGCGCAGCTCGTGCTGAACAATACCTGCCAGCATATCGAAAATCCGTTCCGGCTGGTTGTGCGAAAATCGCTCTGA
- a CDS encoding ribbon-helix-helix domain-containing protein — MPSEKKAFVLRIQAETLKELERWAQEEFRSVNGQIEFLLSDALRRRKRRSRDEPPAEADDSLEPSA; from the coding sequence ATGCCGTCGGAGAAAAAAGCCTTCGTACTGCGAATTCAGGCGGAAACCCTGAAGGAACTGGAGCGGTGGGCGCAGGAAGAGTTTCGGAGCGTCAACGGGCAGATCGAATTTCTGCTCAGCGACGCCCTGCGCCGACGCAAACGCCGTTCCCGCGATGAGCCGCCCGCAGAAGCCGACGATTCACTCGAACCGTCAGCATAA
- a CDS encoding sensor histidine kinase, protein MATPLFSRRYVTLLSHWLGWGLLSYLLFFSQSFNNEIRMPPEFWIRQVLFQAMTIGTFYLNANVLVPRLLLREKTGSYGLALLGTIGVVIFILWGIEMGLDLPIKFHRIFHPDGKGEPRYYGWVQPALFTIVLVLGISTSLSLVQKWQADANSRLALEQARTSSELSFLKAQINPHFFFNTLNNIYALTSFDVELAQEAIHRLSRMMRYVLYETQSGTTLLSKEIAFVSDYIQLMQLRLTDKVQLTIQTPTPLHDQPIAPMILLPFVENAFKHGVSALEPSQITISIQQQPNQLLLNVRNTVFMNQKPSLEAGNGIGLTNTRRRLDLLYPGQYQLVIDSHNPAGEYDVLLTLNLS, encoded by the coding sequence ATGGCTACTCCCCTCTTTTCCCGTCGCTACGTTACGCTGCTGAGCCATTGGCTGGGGTGGGGGCTGTTGAGTTATCTGCTGTTTTTCTCGCAATCGTTCAACAACGAGATCAGGATGCCGCCTGAGTTCTGGATCAGACAGGTACTGTTTCAGGCAATGACAATTGGCACGTTCTACCTGAACGCCAACGTGCTGGTACCCCGCTTGCTGCTGCGGGAAAAAACGGGGTCGTACGGACTGGCTCTGCTGGGTACGATCGGCGTGGTTATCTTCATACTGTGGGGTATCGAGATGGGACTGGACCTGCCGATTAAATTCCACCGCATCTTCCACCCCGACGGGAAAGGCGAACCCCGGTATTATGGCTGGGTTCAACCCGCCCTGTTCACCATCGTGCTGGTATTGGGCATCAGTACCAGCCTGTCGCTGGTGCAGAAATGGCAGGCCGACGCCAACAGTCGACTCGCGCTCGAGCAGGCCCGCACCAGTTCGGAATTGTCTTTTTTGAAAGCGCAGATCAACCCGCATTTCTTCTTCAACACACTCAACAACATATACGCACTGACCTCCTTCGATGTCGAACTGGCGCAGGAAGCCATCCACCGGCTGTCGCGGATGATGCGCTACGTGCTCTACGAAACCCAGTCGGGTACGACGCTGCTGAGTAAAGAAATCGCCTTTGTCAGCGACTATATCCAGCTGATGCAGCTTCGACTGACGGACAAGGTACAGCTCACGATACAAACGCCGACGCCCCTGCACGATCAGCCCATCGCGCCGATGATTTTGCTGCCCTTTGTCGAGAATGCGTTCAAGCACGGCGTTAGTGCGCTGGAGCCAAGTCAGATCACAATTTCGATTCAGCAACAGCCCAACCAGCTACTGCTCAACGTGCGCAACACGGTGTTTATGAATCAAAAACCGTCGCTGGAGGCTGGCAACGGTATTGGCCTGACGAATACCCGCCGTCGGCTCGACCTGCTGTACCCCGGTCAGTATCAACTGGTTATCGACTCGCACAATCCGGCGGGGGAGTATGACGTACTGTTAACCCTGAACCTGTCATGA
- the lysS gene encoding lysine--tRNA ligase gives MLLSEQEINRRQKREELMRMGIDPYPAPLFDLTHTIAQLRDAFADKTGADTQGGYQPHLDFKDQTPWNTVRLAGRLMSFRIMGSASFAEMQDSTGRMQLYFRRDDLCPGDDKTLYNTVFKKLLDIGDIIGIEGYVFTTQTGELSVYVQSFTVLNKSLRPLPVVKEVVNEQGEKETYDAFTDPEQRYRQRYVDLIVNPQVRDVFVKRTKLVNSIRQFLSQKGYLEVETPILQPIHGGATARPFQTHHNTLDMTLYMRIANELYLKRLIVGGYDGVFEFAKDFRNEGMDRTHNPEFTQVEFYVAYKDYLWMMDTIEEMVEKVAIDVAGTTKVTVGENVIDFKRPWKRLTMFEAIQEYTGVDVSAMDEAQLRQVAEDRGIKTDSSMGKSKLIDELFGDACEPNLIQPTFITDYPVEMSPLTKKHRSKAGLVERFEAICNGKEIANAYSELNDPIDQRERFEEQLRLAERGDEEAMMLDEDFLRALEYGMPPTAGVGLGIDRLAMIMTNQPSIQDVLFFPQMRPEKKLEQSGEADFLAAGVPAGWIPALQKMNILTVEQLRATSPNKLFNDLGGARKRLKLDIPMPTIADVHGWTGHVKLA, from the coding sequence ATGCTACTGAGTGAACAGGAGATAAACCGCCGACAGAAGCGGGAAGAACTGATGCGGATGGGTATCGACCCCTACCCCGCCCCGCTCTTCGACCTTACCCATACCATTGCCCAGCTCCGCGACGCCTTCGCCGATAAGACCGGTGCCGATACGCAGGGCGGCTACCAGCCCCACCTCGACTTCAAAGACCAGACCCCCTGGAACACCGTCCGGCTCGCAGGCCGACTGATGAGCTTCCGCATTATGGGCAGCGCATCGTTTGCCGAAATGCAGGACTCAACCGGCCGGATGCAGCTGTACTTCCGGCGCGACGACCTCTGCCCCGGCGACGACAAGACGCTGTACAACACGGTCTTCAAAAAGCTGCTCGACATCGGCGACATCATCGGCATCGAAGGCTACGTCTTTACGACGCAGACCGGCGAACTGTCGGTGTATGTGCAGTCGTTTACGGTGCTGAACAAGTCGCTGCGGCCCCTGCCGGTGGTGAAAGAAGTGGTGAACGAGCAAGGCGAAAAAGAAACCTACGACGCCTTCACCGACCCCGAACAGCGATACCGGCAGCGGTACGTCGACCTGATCGTGAACCCGCAGGTGCGCGACGTATTCGTGAAGCGCACGAAGCTGGTCAACTCGATCCGGCAGTTTCTGAGCCAGAAAGGGTATCTGGAAGTCGAAACGCCGATTCTCCAGCCTATCCACGGGGGTGCCACGGCCCGCCCATTCCAGACGCACCACAACACGCTCGACATGACGCTGTATATGCGGATTGCCAACGAGCTGTACCTGAAACGGCTGATCGTGGGTGGCTACGACGGGGTGTTCGAGTTCGCCAAAGACTTCCGCAACGAAGGCATGGACCGTACCCACAACCCGGAGTTTACGCAGGTCGAATTTTACGTGGCCTACAAAGACTATCTCTGGATGATGGACACCATCGAGGAGATGGTCGAGAAGGTAGCTATCGACGTGGCCGGTACAACGAAAGTGACGGTGGGCGAAAACGTGATCGACTTTAAGCGGCCCTGGAAACGGCTGACAATGTTTGAAGCGATTCAGGAATACACGGGCGTCGACGTGTCGGCGATGGACGAAGCGCAACTGCGGCAGGTAGCCGAAGACCGGGGTATCAAAACCGATTCGTCGATGGGTAAGTCGAAACTGATCGACGAACTGTTTGGCGATGCCTGCGAACCCAACCTGATTCAGCCGACGTTCATTACGGATTACCCCGTCGAGATGTCGCCCCTGACCAAGAAGCACCGGAGCAAAGCCGGACTGGTCGAGCGGTTTGAAGCGATCTGTAACGGGAAAGAAATCGCCAATGCGTACTCGGAGCTGAACGATCCCATCGATCAGCGCGAACGGTTTGAAGAGCAGCTTCGGCTGGCCGAGCGGGGCGACGAAGAAGCGATGATGCTCGACGAAGACTTCCTCCGCGCCCTTGAATACGGAATGCCCCCCACGGCAGGCGTCGGGCTGGGTATCGACCGGCTGGCAATGATTATGACCAACCAACCGTCGATTCAGGACGTGCTGTTTTTCCCGCAGATGCGGCCGGAGAAGAAGCTGGAGCAGTCGGGCGAAGCCGATTTCCTCGCGGCTGGCGTACCGGCCGGCTGGATTCCGGCGCTGCAAAAGATGAACATCCTGACCGTTGAGCAACTACGCGCTACCAGCCCGAACAAGCTGTTCAACGACCTCGGCGGTGCCCGCAAACGCCTGAAACTCGATATACCGATGCCCACCATCGCCGACGTTCACGGCTGGACAGGGCACGTCAAATTAGCCTGA
- a CDS encoding RNA polymerase sigma factor — protein sequence MFLRRFRKPKPAADPADRPAELLAQYRATGDVALLGELYEPYMELVYAVCYKYLRDEEEAKDAVMQLFEQLVVDLRRHEVQQFLPWLHSVSRNYCLMLLRRRQGRPQMAMLDSVLADEDESALTSTVDEPDREEDLSRMEACLQTLPIEQRTCLTLFYLEKKSYADVSEQTGYDLKQVKSYLQNGRRKLKLCLSDPQGISGAVRNTTS from the coding sequence ATGTTTTTACGACGTTTTCGCAAACCCAAACCTGCTGCTGACCCTGCCGACCGACCGGCTGAGCTGCTTGCTCAGTACCGGGCCACGGGCGATGTGGCGTTGCTGGGCGAACTGTACGAACCGTACATGGAACTGGTGTATGCCGTCTGCTACAAATACCTGCGCGACGAGGAAGAAGCGAAAGACGCCGTCATGCAGCTCTTCGAGCAACTGGTAGTCGATCTGCGTCGGCATGAAGTGCAACAGTTTCTGCCGTGGCTGCATAGCGTGTCGCGGAACTACTGCCTGATGCTGCTGCGCCGTCGGCAGGGGCGGCCGCAGATGGCCATGCTCGATTCAGTTCTGGCCGATGAAGACGAGTCGGCGCTGACGAGTACGGTCGATGAGCCGGATCGGGAGGAAGACCTGAGCCGGATGGAGGCCTGCCTGCAAACGTTGCCTATCGAACAACGTACCTGCCTGACACTCTTTTATCTGGAGAAAAAAAGCTACGCCGACGTAAGCGAGCAAACGGGTTACGATCTGAAACAGGTAAAGAGTTATTTGCAAAATGGTCGGCGAAAACTTAAACTTTGCCTAAGCGATCCGCAGGGAATATCAGGTGCGGTACGCAACACAACCTCCTGA
- a CDS encoding type III pantothenate kinase, whose amino-acid sequence MHLAVDVGNTDAVFGLYDTDTWRFVWRTPARPDEAAGSYEARLRLWLLEANLPLSAVQDTVLSSVVPNLTPTLRAMLGDLFGHEPVVVGPGVYPLLPLNILRPHEIGADLVANALAAYTRYQRNCIVVDFGTALTFTTVSGDGQILGVAIAPGLKTAIRSLFSNTAQLPEVPIQVPESALGLSTTHAIQAGIVLGYEGLVRSLIDRIRTELNGDCIAVATGGLSGQIPSLRDVFVDVIPSLTLDGVRLIGETVRAQKQP is encoded by the coding sequence GTGCATCTAGCTGTTGACGTTGGCAATACCGACGCCGTTTTTGGTCTTTACGACACCGACACCTGGCGTTTCGTCTGGCGCACCCCCGCCCGCCCCGACGAAGCCGCTGGGTCATACGAAGCCCGGCTACGGCTGTGGCTGCTGGAAGCCAATCTGCCGCTGAGTGCTGTTCAGGACACCGTGCTGAGCAGCGTTGTGCCTAATCTGACGCCTACGCTTCGAGCCATGCTCGGCGACCTATTCGGCCACGAGCCGGTCGTGGTCGGGCCGGGCGTGTACCCGTTGCTGCCGCTCAACATCCTGCGTCCCCACGAAATCGGGGCCGATCTGGTGGCGAATGCGCTGGCGGCCTATACGCGCTACCAACGGAACTGCATCGTTGTCGATTTCGGCACGGCCCTGACCTTTACGACCGTTTCGGGCGACGGTCAAATTCTCGGCGTCGCTATTGCGCCCGGCCTGAAAACCGCCATCCGGTCGTTGTTTTCCAACACGGCCCAACTGCCCGAAGTACCCATTCAGGTACCCGAATCGGCCTTGGGGCTAAGCACGACGCATGCCATTCAGGCCGGTATCGTGCTGGGCTACGAAGGGCTTGTCCGCTCGCTCATCGACCGCATCCGAACCGAACTAAACGGCGACTGCATTGCTGTAGCCACGGGCGGTTTGTCGGGCCAGATTCCGTCACTGCGCGACGTGTTTGTCGACGTTATTCCGTCGCTGACGCTGGATGGTGTGCGGCTGATCGGCGAAACGGTACGGGCGCAGAAGCAGCCGTAA
- a CDS encoding SPFH domain-containing protein, whose amino-acid sequence MQEKPLTSISGYVLLLIAVLCLLAAIGVAVTGISIVLAVLLFLVSMVLFTGITVINPNEAYVSTLFGNYVGTIKQNGLRWVNPLYNRRKISLRARNLNGQTLKVNDKMGNPVEIAAVVVWQVQDTAKALFSVDDYVLFVQIQSEAAVRKLANSYAYDHMEDDTASVTLRDSTGQINVFLEQELNERLERAGVDIIEARVSHLAYSSEIAGAMLQRQQAAAMIAARRLIVEGAVGMVEMALERLETKGVVQLDEERKAAMVSNLLVVLCGEKGVSPVVNAGTLYN is encoded by the coding sequence ATGCAGGAAAAACCGTTAACCTCAATTTCGGGCTATGTGCTGTTACTTATAGCGGTACTATGCCTGCTCGCTGCCATTGGCGTTGCCGTCACCGGAATCAGTATTGTACTGGCCGTTCTGCTGTTTCTGGTGTCGATGGTCCTGTTTACGGGGATCACCGTTATCAACCCTAATGAAGCCTATGTGTCTACGCTGTTCGGTAATTACGTCGGTACGATAAAGCAGAACGGGCTGCGGTGGGTCAACCCGCTGTACAATCGGCGCAAGATCAGCCTGCGGGCGCGTAACCTGAATGGGCAGACGCTGAAAGTAAACGACAAGATGGGTAACCCCGTCGAAATTGCGGCCGTGGTGGTCTGGCAGGTGCAGGATACAGCCAAAGCCTTGTTCTCGGTCGACGATTACGTGCTGTTCGTGCAGATTCAGTCGGAAGCGGCTGTACGGAAACTAGCGAATTCCTACGCCTACGACCATATGGAGGACGATACGGCGTCGGTTACGCTGCGCGACAGTACGGGGCAGATCAACGTGTTTCTGGAGCAGGAACTCAACGAGCGGCTCGAACGGGCGGGCGTCGACATCATCGAAGCGCGGGTTAGTCACCTGGCCTATTCGTCGGAAATTGCCGGGGCGATGTTGCAGCGGCAGCAGGCAGCGGCTATGATTGCCGCCCGCCGACTAATCGTGGAAGGGGCCGTCGGAATGGTTGAGATGGCGCTCGAACGGCTTGAAACCAAGGGCGTCGTACAACTGGACGAAGAGCGCAAAGCCGCGATGGTGAGCAACCTGCTGGTGGTACTTTGCGGTGAGAAAGGCGTCAGCCCGGTTGTCAATGCCGGGACATTGTATAACTAA
- a CDS encoding TonB-dependent receptor domain-containing protein produces MYTRLFLLLLSLGLSGSLTQTAYAQFGGPPGGGPGGFGNNERQKKEFTGVADDAPKGNGKLTGVLIDSTSGKPVEFATIALINTKTNKPVDGTTSDAKGAFSMTKLAPGDYRLQYSFIGYKNSDSKAFTIAKGTEINMGSVKMAADVRTLGEVNVVGQAAMIEEKVDRLVFNADKDLTSKGGDASDVLKRVPMLSVDLDGNVSLRGSSNIRVLINNKPSTIVAANVADALKQIPSDMIKTVEVITSPSAKYDAEGAAGIINIVTKKNTLHGLTLNVDAGAGLRASNLGLNGSYRQGKLGITLGGFGRAMYNRASSTLDQTTLVGTQLQRTSQQATSFDKPVFGQYTLGFDYDLAKNQSLAANVRFGTRNFVQQQTQLTNSYLSDALQYMTNRDVNRKDLSNSVDMNLDYVRTFKPQQEWTISTQYSRTGLVNNFYADLLNQTGSLTGRQQNINNNTNQEITFQSDYQTPIRKNQLLEFGGKAIMRQVNSAYQYLVGTGESALIRDPNNPSGTLNYNQNIGAGYVSYTYVTPSKYTFKVGTRYEYTGIQATQSTEQQAARQLAIPDYANLVPSINVSKTLTGGTTLKAAYNRRIQRPGLQQLNPNPNYANPQMVMVGNPTLRPELTDNVELSYSSTIKRTYINASVFGRLTNNAISQIRIPSDTLAGGIITTFQNIGVQRTTGANIFFNTTLTPKWTLNGGIDGYYVYMQGQTPDATGRSITINNSGISLGGRLMSQLTLNKGWSAQLFSFFRGPSPQLQGTMGGFYMYSLGVRKDLANKRGSIGLAGENFIGNGVTMRTTLDSPLISQVNVNHLYNANVKVTFTYRIGKMTYEENRRKGKSVNNDDVKGDGGSDQQQSAPAGGGRPR; encoded by the coding sequence ATGTATACACGACTTTTCCTCCTGCTCCTGTCGCTCGGACTTAGCGGCAGTCTGACACAAACGGCTTACGCTCAGTTTGGTGGCCCTCCGGGCGGTGGTCCCGGTGGCTTCGGCAATAACGAAAGGCAGAAGAAAGAATTTACTGGTGTTGCGGACGATGCACCGAAAGGTAACGGTAAACTGACGGGCGTATTAATCGACTCCACCTCGGGCAAGCCCGTTGAATTTGCGACAATCGCCCTCATCAATACCAAGACGAACAAACCCGTCGACGGAACGACGTCGGATGCTAAAGGGGCATTCTCGATGACGAAGCTGGCACCCGGCGATTATCGGCTGCAATACTCCTTCATCGGCTACAAAAACTCCGATTCGAAAGCGTTTACGATTGCCAAAGGCACCGAAATCAACATGGGCTCGGTGAAAATGGCGGCCGACGTTCGGACGCTGGGCGAAGTTAACGTGGTTGGGCAGGCGGCTATGATCGAAGAAAAGGTCGACCGGCTGGTGTTCAACGCCGACAAAGACCTGACCTCGAAAGGGGGCGACGCGTCGGACGTATTGAAGCGGGTACCTATGCTGTCGGTCGATCTGGACGGTAATGTTAGCCTGCGCGGAAGCAGCAACATTCGGGTGTTGATCAACAACAAACCCAGTACCATCGTCGCGGCCAACGTTGCCGACGCGCTGAAGCAAATCCCGTCGGACATGATCAAGACGGTCGAGGTCATTACCAGCCCATCGGCCAAGTACGATGCTGAGGGTGCCGCCGGGATTATCAACATCGTGACGAAGAAGAACACGCTGCACGGCCTGACGCTGAACGTAGACGCCGGCGCAGGATTGCGGGCGTCGAACCTGGGGTTGAACGGGTCGTACCGGCAGGGTAAGCTGGGCATTACGCTGGGCGGTTTCGGCCGGGCCATGTACAACCGGGCGTCGTCGACCCTGGATCAGACAACGCTCGTCGGGACGCAGCTACAGCGCACCAGTCAGCAGGCTACGTCCTTCGATAAGCCCGTGTTCGGGCAATACACACTCGGATTCGATTACGATCTGGCTAAAAATCAGTCACTGGCGGCCAACGTGCGGTTCGGTACGCGTAACTTCGTGCAGCAGCAAACGCAGTTGACCAATTCTTACCTCAGTGATGCGCTGCAATACATGACCAACCGCGACGTAAACCGGAAGGATTTATCGAACTCGGTGGATATGAACCTCGACTATGTTCGTACGTTCAAGCCGCAGCAGGAGTGGACCATTTCGACGCAATACAGTCGCACGGGTCTGGTCAATAATTTCTACGCCGACCTGCTCAATCAGACGGGTTCGCTGACGGGGCGTCAGCAGAATATTAATAACAACACCAACCAGGAGATCACGTTTCAGAGCGATTACCAGACGCCGATCCGCAAAAATCAACTGCTGGAGTTCGGTGGTAAAGCCATCATGCGGCAGGTGAATAGTGCGTATCAATATCTGGTCGGGACTGGTGAAAGCGCGTTGATCAGAGACCCCAATAATCCGTCGGGAACGCTTAACTACAACCAGAATATCGGGGCGGGCTATGTGTCGTACACCTACGTGACGCCGAGCAAATACACGTTCAAGGTTGGTACCCGCTACGAATACACGGGTATTCAGGCAACGCAGTCGACCGAGCAGCAGGCCGCCCGTCAACTCGCCATCCCCGATTACGCCAACCTCGTACCAAGCATTAACGTCTCGAAAACGCTGACGGGTGGCACAACGCTGAAAGCCGCTTATAACCGCCGGATTCAACGGCCGGGTCTGCAACAGCTGAACCCCAACCCCAACTACGCCAACCCCCAGATGGTAATGGTGGGTAACCCAACGCTGCGCCCCGAACTGACCGATAACGTCGAACTGAGCTACAGTTCGACGATCAAACGGACGTATATCAACGCATCGGTTTTCGGGCGGCTGACCAACAATGCGATCTCGCAGATTCGGATTCCGTCGGACACGCTGGCGGGTGGTATCATCACGACCTTTCAGAATATTGGTGTACAGCGAACCACTGGAGCGAACATTTTCTTCAACACGACGCTGACGCCGAAATGGACGCTGAACGGCGGTATCGACGGCTACTATGTATACATGCAGGGGCAGACGCCCGATGCGACCGGCCGCTCGATTACGATCAACAATTCGGGGATTAGCCTGGGCGGTCGCCTGATGAGTCAGTTGACATTGAACAAAGGCTGGAGCGCGCAACTGTTCAGCTTCTTCCGGGGACCAAGTCCGCAGTTACAGGGCACGATGGGTGGCTTTTATATGTACTCGCTCGGCGTTCGGAAAGACCTCGCCAACAAGCGCGGCAGCATTGGCCTCGCGGGCGAGAACTTTATCGGCAACGGCGTGACGATGCGCACTACGCTCGATTCTCCGCTGATCTCGCAGGTCAACGTTAATCACCTCTACAATGCCAACGTCAAGGTGACATTCACTTATCGCATCGGTAAGATGACGTACGAAGAAAACCGCCGGAAAGGTAAATCGGTCAACAACGACGACGTAAAAGGCGACGGCGGTAGCGATCAGCAGCAAAGCGCCCCTGCCGGTGGCGGACGGCCCCGATAG
- a CDS encoding YceI family protein — translation MKAIALSIAALLTVSVASAQTWTVDKAHSKVGFTVTHLMLSEVDGNFKTFDAKLTASKPDLSDAVVELTADVNSINTDNERRDGHLKTPDWFDAAKYPTITFKSTSFQKVEGKKYKMMGNLTMHGVTKPVMLDAVLTGPVTMDSPRGKMEKAGLKVNGTIKRTDFGVGSSGGAVVSEEIEIKAAGEFAKQDAAMDEKK, via the coding sequence ATGAAAGCAATTGCCCTCTCTATTGCCGCTCTGTTGACCGTTTCGGTCGCCAGCGCCCAGACCTGGACGGTCGACAAGGCCCACTCGAAAGTAGGCTTCACCGTGACGCACCTCATGCTGAGTGAGGTCGACGGTAATTTCAAAACGTTTGATGCGAAACTGACAGCTAGCAAGCCCGATCTGTCGGACGCCGTTGTCGAGCTGACCGCCGATGTGAACAGCATCAACACCGACAACGAACGGCGCGATGGTCATTTGAAAACCCCGGATTGGTTCGATGCAGCCAAATACCCGACGATCACGTTTAAAAGCACGTCGTTTCAGAAAGTAGAGGGTAAGAAGTACAAGATGATGGGCAACCTGACGATGCACGGCGTCACCAAGCCCGTCATGCTCGACGCCGTTCTGACCGGTCCCGTTACGATGGATAGCCCACGTGGTAAGATGGAAAAGGCGGGTCTGAAAGTAAACGGTACCATCAAGCGCACCGACTTCGGCGTTGGCTCGTCGGGTGGTGCGGTTGTCAGCGAAGAAATCGAAATCAAAGCTGCCGGTGAGTTCGCTAAGCAGGATGCGGCTATGGACGAGAAGAAGTAA